The following proteins come from a genomic window of Pseudomonas sp. MAG733B:
- a CDS encoding HD domain-containing protein produces MTQTLERAIAIAAGAHEGQVDKGGAPYILHALRVMLKVSTLEERIVAVLHDVVEDCDISLDELRAEGFSETVLAAIKSVTKVPGEAYEDFIARAAQNPIGRVVKLADLEENSDLSRIAQPSWDDLERIEKYRRAIGALR; encoded by the coding sequence ATGACTCAAACACTGGAACGCGCCATCGCCATCGCAGCCGGCGCTCATGAGGGGCAAGTGGATAAGGGCGGGGCGCCGTACATCCTGCATGCGCTGAGGGTGATGCTTAAAGTCAGCACGCTGGAGGAACGGATCGTCGCGGTGCTGCACGATGTGGTCGAGGACTGTGACATCAGCCTTGATGAGTTACGTGCCGAAGGCTTCAGTGAAACGGTATTGGCCGCCATCAAATCGGTGACCAAGGTGCCGGGTGAAGCCTATGAAGATTTCATCGCCCGCGCGGCGCAGAACCCGATTGGCCGCGTGGTGAAGCTGGCGGATCTGGAAGAAAACAGCGACCTGTCGCGCATCGCCCAGCCGAGTTGGGACGATCTTGAGCGGATTGAAAAGTATCGGCGGGCGATTGGGGCGTTGCGCTAG
- a CDS encoding gamma-glutamyl-gamma-aminobutyrate hydrolase family protein, producing MAFKPLIGVTACVKQIGLHPYHVSGDKYLRAVSVAALGLPVVIPSLAELTEIEDLLPQLDGLLLTGSPSNVEPFHYQGPDSAPGTEHDPQRDRTTLPLIRAAIAAGVPVLGICRGFQEMNVAFGGSLHQKVHELPGFLDHREANHPDLAVQYAPAHAVNVQPGGMFEALDLPAVFQVNSIHSQGIDRLAPGLRAEAVAPDGLIEAISVEHSKAFALGVQWHPEWQVLDNPPYLGIFQAFGEACRQRAALRNLR from the coding sequence ATGGCATTCAAGCCATTGATCGGCGTTACTGCATGCGTCAAACAGATTGGCCTGCACCCCTACCATGTCAGCGGCGACAAGTACTTGCGTGCTGTCAGCGTTGCGGCGCTGGGGCTGCCCGTCGTCATTCCTTCCCTGGCTGAACTGACCGAAATCGAGGACCTGCTGCCGCAGCTCGACGGTCTGTTGCTGACCGGCTCGCCATCGAACGTGGAACCCTTCCACTATCAAGGCCCCGACAGCGCCCCCGGCACAGAACATGATCCCCAGCGGGATCGCACCACCCTTCCCCTGATTCGCGCGGCGATTGCCGCTGGCGTGCCGGTGCTTGGCATCTGCCGCGGCTTTCAGGAGATGAACGTGGCGTTCGGTGGCAGCCTGCATCAGAAAGTCCATGAGCTCCCCGGCTTCCTTGATCATCGCGAAGCCAATCATCCGGACCTGGCGGTGCAATACGCCCCGGCCCATGCGGTGAATGTGCAACCCGGCGGTATGTTCGAAGCGCTGGATCTGCCTGCGGTGTTCCAGGTCAACTCGATTCACAGCCAGGGCATCGACCGCCTCGCTCCGGGCCTGCGTGCCGAAGCCGTCGCACCCGATGGCTTGATCGAAGCGATCTCGGTCGAACACAGCAAAGCCTTCGCCCTCGGCGTGCAATGGCACCCGGAATGGCAAGTGCTGGACAACCCTCCTTACCTGGGGATTTTCCAGGCGTTCGGCGAAGCGTGCCGGCAACGGGCGGCGTTGCGTAATTTGCGCTGA
- a CDS encoding anti-virulence regulator CigR family protein produces MIRSRSLIAAVTSVALVYGSVTALADPGNGKGQGNGKGNSQNAQDHGNQGGQGNKGKKSGGSDWDNGPSINRSSVIGIVDGYRDYWSPGPSLPPGIQKNLARGKPLPPGIAKKLDGRLIGRLPHYDGYEWQQVGTDLILVALATGLIYEVLNGVFD; encoded by the coding sequence ATGATCAGGTCTCGATCGTTGATTGCGGCGGTTACAAGCGTGGCGTTGGTTTACGGTTCGGTGACTGCTCTGGCCGACCCCGGTAACGGTAAGGGGCAGGGCAACGGCAAGGGCAATTCGCAAAATGCCCAGGACCATGGCAACCAGGGCGGGCAAGGCAACAAAGGTAAAAAATCCGGCGGCAGCGATTGGGACAATGGCCCGAGCATCAATCGCTCAAGCGTCATCGGTATTGTTGATGGCTACCGCGATTACTGGAGCCCCGGACCTTCATTGCCACCGGGTATCCAAAAAAACCTTGCTCGCGGCAAGCCGCTTCCGCCCGGCATTGCGAAGAAACTCGATGGCCGGTTGATTGGTAGACTGCCGCATTACGACGGGTATGAGTGGCAGCAAGTCGGCACGGATTTGATCCTGGTTGCGTTGGCCACCGGGCTTATCTATGAGGTGCTAAATGGGGTGTTTGATTAA
- a CDS encoding HlyD family secretion protein, which produces MDLLLVLTYAAFCIALFKIFRIPLNKWTVPTAVLGGIVLIGSLIFTMNYNHPYSEVARSYFVSVPIIPIVSGQVIDVPVKSNQLLEKGDVLFRIDPTPFENRIKSLKAQLVSAKGDLFRITELMKRNFGTQRELDIAVARSDDLQAQLANAQYELDNTTIRAPSKGFVTHVSLRPGMMATKLPLRPSMVFIPDEGKYFAAWMRQNSLLRLSEGDEAEVAFDGIPGKVFQGKVKSVYGVIGEGQVQPSGTLISFTGSPPAGRVPVIIEITDPAFAPYKDKMPGGAYGQAALYSHHFHHIAAMRKILLRMAAWMNYIFPFH; this is translated from the coding sequence ATGGATCTCCTGCTCGTTCTGACCTATGCCGCCTTCTGCATTGCCCTGTTCAAGATCTTCCGGATACCGCTGAATAAATGGACGGTGCCCACGGCGGTGCTCGGCGGGATTGTGTTGATCGGCTCGCTGATCTTCACCATGAACTACAACCACCCATACTCGGAGGTTGCGCGCTCATATTTCGTCTCGGTTCCGATTATCCCCATCGTCAGCGGTCAAGTGATCGACGTGCCGGTCAAGTCCAACCAGCTACTGGAGAAGGGTGATGTGCTCTTCCGGATCGACCCCACGCCGTTCGAGAACCGGATCAAGTCGCTCAAGGCGCAGCTGGTGTCGGCCAAAGGCGATCTTTTTCGAATCACCGAGCTGATGAAACGTAATTTCGGCACCCAGCGTGAACTGGATATCGCCGTTGCGCGAAGCGACGATTTGCAGGCGCAGTTGGCCAACGCCCAGTACGAACTCGACAACACGACCATCCGTGCGCCGAGCAAAGGCTTCGTGACTCACGTTTCCTTGCGCCCGGGCATGATGGCAACCAAGTTACCGTTGCGCCCGTCCATGGTGTTCATTCCCGATGAGGGCAAATACTTCGCGGCGTGGATGCGGCAGAACAGCCTGTTGCGCTTGTCCGAGGGCGATGAAGCCGAGGTGGCTTTCGACGGTATTCCGGGCAAGGTTTTCCAAGGCAAGGTCAAGAGTGTCTACGGCGTGATTGGAGAAGGGCAGGTCCAGCCTTCCGGTACGCTGATCAGCTTCACCGGCTCGCCGCCGGCCGGTCGCGTGCCGGTCATCATCGAAATCACCGACCCGGCGTTCGCTCCGTACAAAGACAAGATGCCGGGCGGCGCTTACGGTCAGGCCGCGCTGTACAGCCATCACTTTCATCACATCGCAGCCATGCGCAAGATTCTGCTGCGCATGGCCGCCTGGATGAACTACATCTTCCCGTTCCATTGA
- a CDS encoding glutamine synthetase family protein: MSVPLRTVQLNEANAFLKKYPEVLYVDLLIADMNGVVRGKRIERTSLHKVYEKGINLPASLFALDINGSTVESTGLGLDIGDSDRICYPIPGTLSIEPWQKRPTAQLLMTMHELEGQPFFADPREVLANVVRKFDDMGLTICAAFELEFYLIDQDNVNGRPQSPRSPVSGKRPMSTQVYLIDDLDEYVDCLQDILEGAKEQGIPADAIVKESAPAQFEVNLHHVADPIKACDYAVLLKRLVKNIAYDHEMDTTFMAKPYPGQAGNGLHVHISILDKEGNNIFASEDPEQNAALRHAIGGVLETLPAQMAFLCPNVNSYRRFGAQFYVPNSPSWGIDNRTVAVRVPTGSPDSVRIEHRVAGADANPYLLMASVLAGVHHGLTNQIEPGAPVEGNSYEQNEQSLPNNLRDALRELDDSEVMAKYIDPLYIDVFVACKESELAEFENSISDLEYNWYLHTV; encoded by the coding sequence ATGTCGGTCCCTCTGCGTACCGTTCAACTCAACGAAGCAAACGCATTCCTTAAGAAATATCCTGAGGTTTTGTACGTCGACCTTCTGATTGCGGATATGAACGGTGTGGTGCGCGGCAAGCGCATCGAGCGCACCAGTCTTCATAAGGTTTACGAGAAAGGCATTAACCTGCCGGCGTCACTCTTTGCTCTGGACATCAATGGCTCCACGGTGGAAAGCACCGGCCTGGGTCTGGACATCGGCGACTCCGACCGGATCTGCTACCCGATCCCCGGAACCCTGAGCATCGAGCCATGGCAAAAGCGCCCGACCGCGCAACTGCTGATGACCATGCACGAACTCGAAGGCCAGCCATTCTTCGCCGACCCGCGTGAAGTGCTGGCCAATGTCGTGCGCAAGTTCGACGACATGGGCCTGACCATCTGCGCCGCGTTCGAGCTGGAGTTCTACCTGATCGACCAGGACAACGTGAACGGTCGTCCGCAATCGCCACGTTCGCCGGTATCCGGCAAGCGTCCGATGTCGACCCAGGTTTACCTGATCGACGACCTCGACGAATACGTCGACTGCCTGCAAGACATCCTCGAAGGCGCGAAAGAGCAGGGCATCCCGGCTGACGCCATCGTCAAGGAAAGCGCCCCGGCGCAATTCGAAGTCAACCTGCATCACGTGGCCGACCCTATAAAGGCTTGCGACTACGCGGTCCTGCTCAAGCGTCTGGTGAAGAACATCGCCTACGACCACGAGATGGACACCACCTTCATGGCCAAGCCGTATCCGGGCCAGGCGGGCAACGGTCTGCACGTGCACATTTCGATTCTCGACAAAGAAGGCAACAACATCTTTGCCAGCGAGGATCCCGAGCAGAACGCCGCGCTGCGTCACGCGATCGGCGGTGTGCTCGAGACCCTGCCGGCGCAGATGGCTTTCCTCTGCCCGAACGTCAACTCGTACCGTCGTTTCGGCGCACAGTTCTACGTGCCGAACTCGCCGAGCTGGGGCATCGACAACCGTACCGTAGCGGTACGCGTGCCGACCGGTTCGCCAGACTCGGTGCGCATCGAACACCGCGTAGCGGGTGCCGATGCCAACCCGTACCTGCTGATGGCGTCGGTACTGGCCGGTGTTCACCACGGCCTGACCAACCAGATCGAGCCGGGCGCCCCGGTGGAAGGCAACAGCTACGAGCAGAACGAGCAAAGCCTGCCGAACAACCTGCGCGATGCACTGCGCGAGCTGGACGACAGCGAAGTCATGGCCAAGTACATCGACCCGCTGTACATCGACGTATTCGTGGCGTGCAAGGAAAGCGAGCTGGCCGAGTTCGAGAACTCCATCTCGGACCTTGAGTACAACTGGTACTTGCATACCGTCTAA
- a CDS encoding alpha/beta hydrolase: MIRTLLTAFTLLALNLPAHAAVMPFPEAFRIQDIAVDGVTMHVRVGGKGPAVVLLHGFGDTGDMWAPLAADLARDHTVVVPDLRGMGLSSIPEGGYDKKTQAGDIRGVLAALGIEHSVVIGHDIGTMVAFAYASRYPQLTDRLVVMDAPVPGIPPWNDIVRSPMLWHFDFGGPDMERLVAGRERIYLDRFWNEFAGNPAKVDEEIRQHYAKLYARPGNMRAAFAQFRSIRQDAVDNEASMAKKLNMPVLAIGGEKSFGANEAIVMRNAADKVTEVVIPGAGHWLMEEAPTQTIAAIRGFIEK; encoded by the coding sequence ATGATTCGCACCCTGCTCACCGCTTTCACGTTGCTTGCCCTGAACCTGCCGGCACATGCCGCCGTCATGCCGTTCCCCGAAGCCTTCCGCATTCAGGACATCGCCGTCGATGGCGTCACGATGCACGTTCGTGTGGGTGGCAAAGGCCCGGCCGTGGTGCTGTTGCATGGTTTTGGTGATACCGGCGACATGTGGGCGCCGCTGGCTGCGGACTTGGCGCGCGATCACACGGTCGTGGTGCCGGACTTGCGCGGCATGGGTTTGTCGTCGATTCCCGAGGGCGGTTATGACAAGAAAACCCAGGCCGGTGACATTCGCGGGGTATTGGCCGCGTTGGGCATCGAGCATTCAGTGGTGATCGGCCACGACATCGGCACCATGGTCGCTTTCGCTTATGCCTCGCGCTATCCGCAACTGACCGACCGCCTGGTGGTGATGGACGCGCCGGTGCCGGGCATTCCACCGTGGAACGACATCGTTCGTTCGCCAATGCTGTGGCACTTCGACTTCGGCGGGCCGGACATGGAGCGCCTGGTGGCCGGGCGTGAGCGCATCTACCTGGATCGCTTCTGGAACGAATTCGCCGGCAACCCCGCCAAGGTCGATGAAGAGATCCGCCAGCACTACGCCAAACTCTACGCCCGCCCCGGCAACATGCGCGCCGCCTTCGCGCAGTTCCGCAGCATTCGTCAGGATGCCGTGGATAACGAAGCGTCGATGGCAAAGAAACTGAACATGCCGGTGCTGGCCATCGGCGGGGAAAAATCCTTCGGCGCCAATGAAGCGATCGTGATGCGCAATGCTGCAGACAAGGTCACGGAAGTAGTGATTCCCGGGGCCGGGCATTGGTTGATGGAGGAAGCGCCGACGCAGACCATTGCTGCGATTCGCGGATTTATTGAGAAGTGA
- a CDS encoding fructose-bisphosphate aldolase, whose amino-acid sequence MTMNTPPRRFIPLKQFATDFPVLLIDNQAPIRELHNCVSERLNAVLQYLNLMACTSLPDYAENDINTVTNISRILLQDVRDVFAVIEQRGFEVPKGQ is encoded by the coding sequence ATGACAATGAACACTCCACCCCGCCGCTTCATCCCCTTGAAACAATTCGCCACCGACTTCCCCGTCCTCCTGATCGACAACCAGGCCCCCATCCGCGAACTCCACAACTGCGTCAGCGAACGCCTCAACGCCGTCCTCCAATACCTCAACCTCATGGCCTGCACCAGCCTCCCCGACTACGCCGAAAACGACATCAACACCGTCACCAACATTTCGCGGATTCTGCTTCAGGATGTGCGCGATGTGTTTGCGGTGATTGAGCAACGGGGGTTTGAGGTGCCGAAGGGCCAGTGA
- a CDS encoding cupin domain-containing protein produces the protein MDTGSRLKLVRESYKMSQRELARRSGVTNATISLIEQNRVSPSVSSLKKLLEGIPMSLADFFTFDQPPREHQYVFRASEQPDLGRHGLRLLLIGASVPSRQMRLLREQYAPGASSGEEPIVHSEGEECGLVTRGTVELTVDGQISVLNAGDGYYFPTTLPHRFRNIGADEAEIISANTPANF, from the coding sequence ATGGACACGGGCTCACGACTCAAATTAGTACGCGAAAGCTACAAAATGTCCCAGCGCGAGCTGGCCCGGCGTAGCGGCGTCACCAATGCCACCATTTCCCTGATCGAACAGAATCGCGTCAGTCCTTCCGTCAGCTCCCTGAAAAAGCTGCTCGAAGGCATCCCCATGTCCCTGGCCGACTTCTTCACTTTCGACCAGCCTCCGCGCGAACACCAATACGTTTTCCGCGCCAGTGAACAACCGGACCTCGGCCGCCACGGTCTGCGCCTCTTGCTGATCGGCGCCTCCGTACCGAGCCGGCAGATGCGTTTGCTGCGCGAGCAATACGCACCGGGCGCCAGCTCCGGGGAAGAGCCGATCGTGCATTCCGAAGGCGAGGAGTGCGGGTTGGTGACGCGGGGTACGGTTGAGCTGACTGTCGATGGGCAGATCAGTGTGTTGAATGCCGGGGATGGCTATTACTTCCCGACGACACTGCCACACCGGTTTCGCAATATCGGCGCGGATGAGGCGGAAATCATCAGTGCGAATACGCCGGCGAATTTCTGA
- a CDS encoding DUF3302 domain-containing protein yields the protein MLDYIALGLLIFVGLVLFYGIIVLHDIPYEIAVHRNHPHQDAIHATGWVSLFTLHALWPFLWIWAMSYREDRGWGFGDGKSATSHIVHLEEQVRELQLRIARIEGANGIPDAPVPTEPGKGH from the coding sequence ATGCTCGATTACATCGCGTTGGGTCTGTTGATCTTTGTCGGATTGGTCTTGTTCTACGGCATCATCGTGTTGCACGACATTCCCTATGAAATTGCCGTGCACCGCAATCACCCACACCAGGACGCGATCCACGCCACCGGTTGGGTGAGCCTGTTCACGCTGCATGCGCTGTGGCCATTTTTGTGGATCTGGGCGATGTCCTATCGCGAGGATCGGGGCTGGGGCTTTGGCGATGGCAAGTCGGCGACCAGCCATATCGTTCATCTTGAAGAGCAGGTGCGCGAACTTCAGCTGCGTATCGCACGCATTGAAGGGGCCAACGGGATTCCCGATGCGCCTGTGCCCACCGAACCGGGCAAAGGTCATTGA
- a CDS encoding aldehyde dehydrogenase: MTITRSDWEQRFQSLIIESRAFIDGQYCAAASGATFECISPVDGRFLANVASTDEADANAAVAVARRAFESGVWANLAPAERKRILIRFADLILANQEELALLETLDMGKPISDAMSIDIPAAANAIRWTAEAIDKIYDEVAATPHDQLGLVTREAAGVVAAIVPWNFPLIMASWKFAPALAMGNSFILKPSEKSPLTAIRVAQLALDAGIPKGVFNVLPGFGHTVGKALALHMDVDVLAFTGSTAIAKQLMIYAGQSNMKRVWAEAGGKSANVVFADAPDLRAAAQAAAGAIAFNQGEVCTAGSRLLVERSIREQFIPLLVEALQAWKPGHALDPATTVGAVVDQRQLDNVLRYIGIGKEQGAQLIAGGSRTLENTGGQYVEPTIFDGVTNAMTIAQEEIFGPVLSVITFDSAEEALAIANDSIYGLAAGVWTGNLSKAHTFARGLRAGSVWVNQYDGGDMTAPFGGFKQSGNGRDKSLHAFDKYTELKATWIKL; the protein is encoded by the coding sequence ATGACAATCACCCGCAGCGATTGGGAGCAACGCTTCCAGTCCCTAATCATCGAAAGCCGTGCGTTCATCGACGGTCAATACTGCGCAGCCGCCAGCGGCGCGACGTTTGAATGCATCAGCCCGGTAGATGGCCGTTTCCTCGCGAACGTCGCCAGTACCGATGAAGCCGATGCCAACGCCGCCGTCGCCGTCGCACGCCGCGCTTTCGAATCCGGCGTCTGGGCCAATCTGGCCCCGGCTGAGCGCAAGCGCATCCTGATTCGCTTCGCCGATCTGATCCTGGCCAACCAGGAAGAACTGGCGCTGCTCGAAACCCTCGACATGGGCAAGCCGATCAGCGACGCCATGAGCATCGACATTCCGGCGGCCGCCAACGCGATCCGCTGGACCGCTGAAGCCATCGACAAGATCTACGACGAAGTCGCCGCCACGCCGCACGATCAACTGGGCCTGGTGACGCGCGAAGCGGCCGGCGTGGTGGCGGCCATCGTGCCGTGGAACTTCCCGCTGATCATGGCCAGCTGGAAATTCGCCCCTGCGCTGGCGATGGGCAACTCGTTCATTCTCAAGCCTTCGGAAAAATCGCCGTTGACCGCGATCCGCGTCGCACAACTGGCGCTGGACGCGGGCATTCCGAAAGGCGTGTTCAACGTTCTGCCGGGCTTCGGTCACACCGTCGGCAAGGCGCTGGCGCTGCACATGGACGTAGACGTGCTGGCCTTCACCGGCTCCACGGCGATTGCCAAGCAACTGATGATCTACGCCGGGCAAAGCAACATGAAACGCGTGTGGGCTGAGGCGGGCGGCAAGAGCGCCAACGTGGTGTTCGCCGATGCGCCGGACTTGCGTGCCGCTGCACAAGCCGCGGCCGGTGCCATTGCCTTCAACCAGGGCGAAGTATGCACCGCCGGCTCGCGTCTGCTGGTGGAGCGCTCGATCCGCGAGCAGTTCATTCCGCTGTTGGTGGAAGCGTTGCAAGCGTGGAAACCAGGTCATGCGCTCGATCCTGCGACCACGGTCGGCGCGGTCGTCGACCAGCGTCAACTGGACAACGTGCTGCGCTATATCGGGATCGGCAAAGAGCAGGGCGCTCAGTTGATCGCCGGTGGCAGCCGCACCCTCGAAAACACCGGTGGCCAGTACGTGGAACCGACGATTTTCGATGGCGTGACCAATGCCATGACCATCGCCCAGGAAGAAATTTTCGGCCCGGTGCTTTCGGTCATTACCTTCGATAGCGCTGAAGAAGCCTTGGCGATTGCCAACGACAGCATCTACGGCCTGGCCGCCGGTGTATGGACCGGCAACCTGAGCAAGGCCCACACCTTCGCCCGCGGCCTGCGTGCCGGCAGCGTCTGGGTCAACCAGTACGACGGCGGCGACATGACTGCGCCGTTCGGCGGGTTCAAGCAGTCGGGTAACGGTCGCGACAAATCGCTGCACGCGTTCGACAAGTACACCGAACTCAAAGCGACCTGGATCAAGCTCTAA
- a CDS encoding FAD-binding oxidoreductase, with amino-acid sequence MKQNSSTQQHVNSYYAATRNFTGDFPVLEGAVDCDVCVIGAGYTGLSSALFLAEAGYSVTVLEAARVGFGASGRNGGQLVNSYSRDVDVIEERYGDKTAEVLGSMIFEGADIIRQRIQHYDIQCDYRPGGIFAAMNKKQLKGLAEQKKSWERYGNKNLTLLGEAEIKREVGSDAYVGGLLDMQGGHIHPLNLALGEASAIIGLGGKIYEQSAAVEITYGEPITVRTAKGVVKAKYLLIAGNAYLPQGLDNRVTSKSMPCGSQIVVTEPLSEQQARSLIKNNYCVEDCNYLLDYYRLTADNRLLYGGGVVYGAREPDDIEQLIKPKILKTFPQLKDVNIDYRWTGNFLLTMSRMPQFGRIEKNAYYMQGYSGHGVTCSHLAGKLISEMIRGDAERFDAFASLPHMPMIGGRTFSAPLTAMGAVYYSLRDRFGI; translated from the coding sequence ATGAAACAGAACTCTTCAACCCAACAGCATGTAAACAGCTACTACGCCGCCACTCGCAACTTCACCGGCGACTTTCCGGTACTGGAAGGCGCAGTGGACTGCGACGTCTGCGTGATCGGTGCCGGTTACACCGGCCTGTCTTCGGCGCTGTTCCTCGCCGAGGCGGGCTACAGCGTGACCGTGCTCGAAGCGGCCAGAGTCGGCTTCGGCGCCAGCGGTCGCAACGGCGGCCAACTGGTCAACTCCTATAGCCGCGACGTCGACGTGATCGAAGAGCGCTATGGCGACAAGACTGCCGAAGTGCTCGGCAGCATGATTTTCGAAGGCGCCGACATCATCCGTCAGCGCATACAGCACTACGACATCCAGTGCGACTACCGCCCGGGCGGTATTTTCGCGGCGATGAACAAGAAGCAACTCAAAGGCCTGGCCGAGCAGAAGAAGAGCTGGGAACGCTACGGCAACAAAAACCTGACGCTGCTCGGCGAAGCCGAGATCAAGCGTGAAGTCGGTTCCGATGCCTACGTCGGCGGCTTGCTGGACATGCAGGGCGGCCACATTCACCCGCTGAACCTGGCCCTCGGCGAAGCCTCGGCGATCATCGGCCTGGGCGGCAAGATCTACGAACAATCGGCGGCGGTGGAAATCACTTACGGCGAACCGATCACCGTGCGCACCGCAAAAGGCGTGGTGAAGGCCAAGTACCTGCTCATCGCCGGTAACGCCTACCTGCCGCAAGGTCTCGACAACCGCGTGACCAGCAAGAGCATGCCGTGCGGTTCGCAAATCGTCGTCACCGAGCCATTGTCGGAGCAGCAAGCGCGCAGCCTGATCAAGAACAACTACTGCGTCGAAGACTGCAACTACCTGCTCGACTATTATCGCCTGACTGCCGACAACCGTTTGCTGTACGGAGGCGGCGTGGTCTACGGCGCCCGTGAACCGGACGACATCGAGCAACTGATCAAGCCGAAAATCCTCAAGACCTTCCCGCAACTGAAGGACGTGAACATCGACTACCGCTGGACCGGCAACTTCCTGCTGACCATGTCACGCATGCCGCAATTCGGTCGCATCGAGAAAAACGCCTACTACATGCAGGGCTACAGTGGCCACGGCGTGACCTGTTCGCACCTGGCCGGCAAATTGATCTCGGAAATGATCCGCGGCGACGCCGAGCGTTTCGACGCGTTTGCATCGTTGCCGCACATGCCGATGATCGGCGGGCGCACCTTCTCGGCGCCGCTCACCGCCATGGGCGCCGTGTACTACTCGCTGCGCGACCGTTTCGGCATCTAA
- a CDS encoding ATPase, translating to MRISTLLAFVAVFSGSVAVAVPAVAADPSCRFLPIADSAASLQQAKTVAVLYSENTLNTQEYLERYHAVAVNGAKNPELDSRISKAFVDSSDPQRAINWLMGSLQKEFASVTVYDNLDAAVQAHPDVVVMLDTYSRLVSKRNSQVEARFVAKFYDANLQYIGQAEGSRAQQMPSVWVHGKAAPQIAAQIDKQTDLQVNALKQFDASLKALVTSGTAGHVASN from the coding sequence ATGAGAATCTCGACCTTGCTGGCTTTTGTTGCCGTGTTCAGCGGCAGCGTCGCTGTTGCTGTTCCGGCCGTTGCCGCCGATCCGTCCTGCCGTTTCCTGCCGATTGCCGACAGCGCTGCCAGTTTGCAGCAGGCGAAAACCGTGGCGGTGCTGTACAGCGAAAACACCCTCAATACCCAGGAATACCTCGAGCGCTATCACGCCGTGGCGGTGAACGGGGCGAAGAATCCCGAGCTGGACTCGCGGATCAGCAAGGCGTTCGTCGACAGCTCCGATCCGCAACGGGCCATCAACTGGTTAATGGGTTCGTTGCAGAAAGAGTTTGCTTCGGTAACGGTCTACGACAACCTCGATGCGGCGGTGCAGGCGCATCCGGATGTGGTGGTGATGCTCGACACCTACAGCCGTCTGGTCTCCAAGCGCAACAGCCAGGTCGAAGCGCGGTTCGTGGCCAAGTTCTACGATGCGAACCTGCAATACATCGGCCAAGCCGAAGGCTCCCGTGCCCAGCAAATGCCATCGGTGTGGGTGCACGGCAAAGCCGCGCCACAGATTGCCGCGCAGATCGATAAGCAGACCGATCTCCAGGTGAATGCGCTGAAGCAATTCGATGCCTCGTTGAAGGCGCTGGTGACGTCCGGCACTGCGGGTCACGTCGCCAGTAACTGA